From the genome of Alphaproteobacteria bacterium, one region includes:
- the upp gene encoding uracil phosphoribosyltransferase has product MTSGPTVIDHPLLQHKISLLRDKETPPIIFRLLVREIAQLMLFEASRDLALTEREIETPLTGMTAPVLAAPGPVLASIMRAGNVMLDAALEIIPTAGVCHLGIYRDHDTLEAVEYYFNGPADIAERALLIVDPMLATANSSIDAISQLKARGVTDMRLICILAAPEGLAALSKAHPDVPVYIGAIDSHLDEKGYIIPGLGDAGDRSYAT; this is encoded by the coding sequence ATGACGTCCGGTCCGACCGTGATCGATCACCCGTTGTTGCAGCACAAGATTTCGCTGCTCCGCGACAAGGAAACGCCCCCGATCATCTTTCGACTGCTGGTGCGCGAGATTGCCCAGCTCATGTTGTTCGAGGCGTCACGTGACCTGGCATTGACGGAACGGGAGATCGAAACACCCCTGACCGGGATGACAGCTCCCGTGTTGGCCGCGCCGGGGCCGGTGCTGGCGTCGATCATGCGGGCAGGCAACGTGATGCTGGACGCGGCACTGGAAATCATCCCGACGGCCGGGGTCTGCCATCTCGGCATCTATCGTGATCACGACACGCTGGAGGCTGTTGAGTATTACTTCAACGGTCCGGCGGATATCGCGGAACGCGCGCTTTTGATCGTCGACCCCATGCTCGCGACTGCCAACTCGTCGATCGACGCGATCTCCCAGCTCAAGGCACGGGGCGTGACGGACATGCGCCTGATCTGCATCCTCGCCGCCCCGGAGGGACTGGCGGCGCTGTCGAAGGCGCATCCGGACGTCCCGGTCTATATCGGGGCGATCGACTCTCATCTCGACGAAAAGGGCTATATCATCCCGGGCCTGGGCGACGCCGGCGACCGCAGCTACGCCACCTGA
- a CDS encoding nuclear transport factor 2 family protein yields MAGTGNTTSLEERLRAIEDRLEIYNLIASHPPSADTGADYYTRAVYTEDGVFDRGAGLDGAVGHEAIGAFTLTPAHQKAIAGGIAHLSALPYIELDGDAAFVTSYIQILHPDRESEPRELPNHGTTNGFRVHRVVANRWSLVRTQGGWRIKSRHMEPIDGTQGARDILSQALASYR; encoded by the coding sequence ATGGCCGGGACCGGAAACACAACGTCACTGGAAGAGCGCCTGCGGGCGATCGAGGACAGATTGGAAATCTACAATCTCATCGCTTCCCATCCGCCCAGCGCGGACACCGGTGCCGACTACTACACCCGCGCGGTCTACACGGAAGACGGCGTGTTCGACAGGGGCGCGGGCCTCGACGGGGCCGTCGGTCACGAGGCGATCGGCGCCTTCACCCTGACCCCGGCGCACCAAAAGGCGATCGCAGGCGGAATCGCGCATCTTTCGGCCCTGCCGTATATTGAGCTCGACGGCGACGCAGCCTTCGTCACCTCCTATATCCAGATACTGCATCCCGACCGGGAATCCGAACCGCGCGAGCTACCCAATCACGGCACCACGAACGGGTTCCGGGTGCATCGCGTCGTCGCGAACCGCTGGAGTCTCGTTCGCACACAAGGCGGCTGGCGAATCAAGAGCCGGCACATGGAACCGATCGACGGCACCCAGGGCGCGCGCGACATTCTCAGCCAGGCGCTCGCAAGCTATCGATAG